A region from the Lysobacter antibioticus genome encodes:
- a CDS encoding peptide MFS transporter, producing MSGAAIPTQGQTPIPEFKQMLGHPKPLWMLFMTEFWERFAFYGIRWALVLYIVAQFHGGDAAGEAPANRTYGAYLALVYAAAIFGGYIADRVLGYQRSILLGAVIMATGLFLIAIPNDQIFKLGLATIVVGNGLFKPNISTMVGKLYSVSDGRRDSGFTIFYMGINAGAFISPILTGLLAEKVFGTAAMPVYKMVFIASGLGMIASLVWFWFGRRQLEGIGRPPNDSAGKQKVLYVFLGALAAIPVVYFLLAVGATTLQWVLLAMFIALCALLLVEGFREGKVQRDKVIAMLIIFTFNILFWMFFEQAGSSFTFLADKIVDRQLGDFLFPNAWFQSVNSLAIITLAPIIALIWVKMGSANPSIPRKFGLGLIFNGLAFALLMFALSSLVNDAGKIPFWTLFMVYVIQSVGELCLSPIGLSMVTKLAPVRLVGFGMGGWFLSTGIGNNLSGIFAGAVSGEGGMTTTSALSGYTFGFYALVGAGVLLFLIAPLVQKLMHGVK from the coding sequence ATGAGCGGAGCCGCGATACCGACCCAGGGCCAGACGCCCATACCCGAGTTCAAGCAGATGCTGGGGCATCCCAAGCCCTTGTGGATGCTGTTCATGACGGAGTTCTGGGAGCGCTTCGCGTTCTACGGCATCCGCTGGGCGCTGGTGCTGTACATCGTGGCCCAGTTCCACGGCGGCGATGCCGCCGGGGAAGCGCCGGCCAACCGCACCTACGGCGCTTACCTGGCCTTGGTCTATGCCGCGGCGATCTTCGGCGGCTACATCGCCGACCGGGTGCTCGGCTACCAACGCTCGATCCTGCTCGGCGCGGTCATCATGGCCACCGGCCTGTTCCTGATCGCGATCCCGAACGACCAGATCTTCAAGCTCGGCCTGGCCACGATCGTGGTCGGCAACGGCCTGTTCAAGCCGAACATCTCGACCATGGTCGGCAAGCTCTACAGCGTCAGCGATGGGCGCCGCGACTCGGGCTTCACCATTTTCTATATGGGCATCAACGCCGGCGCCTTCATCTCGCCGATCCTGACCGGCCTGCTGGCCGAAAAGGTATTCGGCACCGCGGCCATGCCGGTCTACAAGATGGTGTTCATCGCCTCGGGCCTGGGCATGATCGCCAGCCTGGTGTGGTTCTGGTTCGGTCGCCGCCAGCTCGAAGGCATCGGCCGCCCGCCGAACGACAGCGCCGGTAAGCAGAAAGTGCTGTACGTGTTCCTCGGCGCGTTGGCCGCGATCCCGGTGGTGTACTTCCTGCTCGCCGTCGGCGCGACCACCCTGCAGTGGGTGCTGCTGGCGATGTTCATCGCCCTGTGCGCCCTGTTGCTGGTCGAAGGCTTCCGCGAGGGCAAGGTGCAACGCGACAAAGTGATCGCGATGCTGATCATCTTCACCTTCAACATCCTGTTCTGGATGTTCTTCGAGCAGGCCGGCAGCTCCTTCACCTTCCTCGCCGACAAGATCGTGGATCGCCAGCTCGGCGACTTCCTGTTCCCGAACGCCTGGTTCCAGTCGGTGAACTCGCTGGCGATCATCACCCTGGCGCCGATCATCGCCCTGATCTGGGTCAAGATGGGCTCGGCCAATCCGTCGATTCCGCGCAAGTTCGGCCTCGGCCTGATCTTCAACGGCCTGGCGTTCGCGCTGTTGATGTTCGCCCTGTCGAGCCTGGTCAACGACGCCGGCAAGATCCCGTTCTGGACCTTGTTCATGGTCTACGTGATCCAGTCCGTCGGCGAGCTGTGCCTGTCGCCGATCGGCTTGTCGATGGTGACCAAGCTGGCGCCGGTGCGCCTGGTCGGTTTCGGCATGGGCGGCTGGTTCCTCTCGACCGGCATCGGCAACAACCTGTCGGGCATTTTCGCCGGCGCGGTCAGCGGCGAAGGCGGCATGACCACGACCTCGGCCCTGAGCGGTTACACCTTCGGCTTCTACGCCCTGGTAGGCGCGGGCGTGCTGTTGTTCCTGATCGCGCCGTTGGTGCAGAAGTTGATGCACGGCGTGAAGTGA
- a CDS encoding tryptophan 2,3-dioxygenase, whose product MSVEKNQRELEAGIHTDLSGRISYGGYLQLDRLLSAQRALSDPAHHDEMLFIIQHQVSELWMKLIIHELSAALEHLRHDQVWQCQKVLARCKQVLRQLTEQWSVLETLTPSEYMGFRETLGPSSGFQSLQYRTIEFMLGNKNEAMLRVFAHDPQGQVSLEKALSAPSLYDEFLMYLSRFGHPIPAIHLDRDRRQPHVSDPALQPVFERIYENTDLYWREYALCEDLVDLETQFQLWRFRHMRTVMRIIGFKRGTGGSSGVGFLKQALELTFFPELFEVRTTIGPADGYGAGT is encoded by the coding sequence ATGTCCGTCGAGAAGAACCAGCGCGAACTGGAAGCCGGTATCCATACCGACCTGTCCGGACGCATCAGCTACGGCGGCTATCTGCAACTCGACCGGTTGCTGTCGGCGCAGCGCGCGCTGTCGGACCCGGCCCACCACGACGAGATGCTGTTCATCATCCAGCACCAGGTCTCGGAGCTGTGGATGAAGCTGATCATCCACGAGCTGAGCGCCGCGCTCGAACATCTGCGCCACGACCAGGTCTGGCAATGCCAGAAAGTCCTGGCGCGCTGCAAGCAGGTGCTGCGTCAGCTGACCGAGCAGTGGTCGGTGCTGGAGACGCTGACGCCGTCGGAGTACATGGGCTTCCGCGAAACCCTGGGGCCGTCGTCGGGTTTCCAGTCGCTGCAGTACCGCACCATCGAGTTCATGCTCGGCAACAAGAACGAAGCCATGCTGCGGGTGTTCGCGCACGACCCGCAGGGCCAGGTCTCGCTGGAGAAGGCGCTGTCGGCGCCGAGCCTGTACGACGAGTTCCTGATGTATCTGTCGCGCTTCGGCCACCCGATCCCGGCGATCCACCTCGACCGCGATCGGCGCCAGCCGCACGTCAGCGACCCGGCGCTGCAGCCGGTGTTCGAGCGCATTTACGAAAACACCGACCTGTACTGGCGCGAGTACGCCTTGTGCGAGGACCTGGTCGACCTGGAAACCCAATTCCAGCTGTGGCGCTTCCGCCACATGCGCACGGTCATGCGCATCATCGGCTTCAAGCGCGGCACCGGCGGCTCCAGCGGCGTGGGCTTCCTCAAGCAAGCGCTGGAACTGACCTTCTTCCCGGAGCTGTTCGAGGTGCGGACCACGATCGGCCCCGCCGACGGCTACGGCGCAGGGACCTGA
- a CDS encoding lamin tail domain-containing protein, translating to MQKLASRALAAGIALAVSGSGHAQVVVSQVYAGGGLTDARYRTDFIELHNNSSNAVSLNGWSVQYASSGSAWLRTPLGGSIAAGGYYLIRQSSGNNGLSLPVANAGGTVAMSTQRGKIALVPHNTTLTAACPTGLPDFVGYGPADCAEGGRPASPLAAATALLRNNGGCSDTQLNVADFAVAAAAPRNSTSPKRLCMPSAPPVLSVEARAGNEGDSGYTDLVFTLRLDRPAGPDGVAWSIFTNGGSATPDVDYLYIDTSGHIAPGQSEASFVLQIKGDTLIEGDETVNLQIKVHSGAVTANGDYLNLQATIVNDDPQQPPPRLSLHTNALNETDADIAPFPIELRLDRPAGSDGVRVRLSSVDGGSATIHEDYLPFDYEAVIAPGQDRAHVSFGVRGDTRYEGDETVEIKGQILSGAIADNGGIDLEGLATIVDDDLRVVPIPAVQGREAVSPLRGEFVSVEGIVTALSDDGFYLQSEEFESDNDPQTSQGLFVQTGHRPDPKWRGLRVRATGTVTELSDSGSHPLRGSMTAIAGSPAIVLLTTSPRPLPPAPLLPWPSLYGAPDYEAFEGMRVGLPEVRVVGPTGGSFDAMQERTRSDGRFHVALGPYDQPAPMREPGTRYPSSFHGQPQDWLPRWDGNPEAIGVDSDADGHAPVDVAIDTRIDGVIGPLDQRSGRYTVALQHDAQLLVRESLPAPPRIEPGDPQQRQTALVSYDLGDLFDEYSPPNSAQPSTPLPALERRLGKISRSLRENLLMPDLVAITGVENEALLQRLAERINRDASLSGSVNPQYRAIVLPNVDPLKPHIGLLARSEQVGGWGSRVIVERVAQIGRDVPLPNGGGNPSEPLFDQAPLSVDATTQSIDGHRFRQRLLLVQLAPMAGSEADTPQAERQRDRRHLQAEFIAGWVRQQQDDPEAPPLLLLGRFDAHAFNDGLVDPVGTLTGRPTEGVSTMVLGDGVDRFDPDLLNLTATEPGSERYSSIDEGSRQELQHAFADERLIGATDRIEVQRLRSNAGYPVVLRDAEGVPMRAGDVDPLHLRLVPRTQADLSVWAGPTNGGETLEAGRPLELSVSVDNAGPDWARQIGLGLALSGAWPSLEVSAVAPGWRCGAPVVEGDHTSLACTGELVDSSGHVSQWFHLRAATDASMAGRTVELAASVTSSSADPDPADNAARTTLRILAPGGAPQP from the coding sequence ATGCAGAAACTCGCAAGCCGCGCCCTCGCGGCGGGTATCGCTTTGGCCGTGTCCGGCTCCGGGCACGCGCAAGTCGTCGTCAGCCAGGTCTACGCCGGCGGCGGCCTCACCGATGCACGCTACCGAACCGACTTCATCGAACTGCACAACAACAGCAGCAACGCCGTCAGCCTCAACGGCTGGAGCGTACAATACGCCTCCAGCGGCAGCGCCTGGTTGCGCACTCCGCTCGGCGGCAGCATCGCCGCCGGCGGTTACTACTTGATCCGCCAAAGCAGCGGCAACAACGGCCTCAGCCTGCCCGTCGCCAACGCCGGCGGCACCGTCGCCATGAGCACCCAGCGCGGCAAGATCGCCTTGGTCCCTCACAACACCACCCTGACCGCAGCCTGCCCGACCGGATTGCCCGACTTCGTCGGCTACGGCCCGGCCGACTGCGCCGAGGGCGGCCGCCCGGCCTCGCCCCTCGCCGCCGCCACCGCACTGCTGCGCAACAACGGCGGCTGCAGCGATACCCAGCTCAATGTCGCCGACTTCGCCGTCGCCGCCGCGGCGCCGCGCAATTCGACTTCGCCCAAGCGGCTGTGCATGCCCTCGGCGCCGCCGGTGCTATCGGTCGAAGCCCGCGCAGGCAACGAAGGCGATAGCGGTTATACCGACCTGGTGTTCACCTTGCGTCTCGATCGTCCGGCCGGCCCCGACGGGGTGGCGTGGAGCATATTCACCAACGGCGGCAGCGCCACGCCGGATGTCGACTACCTCTACATCGACACGTCTGGACACATCGCGCCGGGCCAGAGCGAGGCGAGCTTCGTGCTGCAGATCAAGGGCGACACCTTGATCGAAGGCGACGAAACCGTGAACCTGCAGATCAAAGTCCATTCCGGCGCGGTCACCGCCAACGGCGACTACCTCAACCTCCAGGCGACCATCGTCAACGACGATCCGCAACAACCGCCGCCGCGTCTGTCCCTGCATACCAATGCGCTCAATGAAACGGACGCCGACATCGCGCCGTTCCCGATCGAACTGCGCCTGGACCGTCCCGCCGGCAGCGACGGCGTGCGGGTCCGGCTGAGTTCGGTCGATGGCGGTTCGGCGACGATCCATGAGGACTATCTGCCGTTCGATTACGAAGCGGTGATCGCTCCGGGCCAGGATCGCGCTCACGTCAGCTTCGGCGTGCGCGGCGACACGCGTTACGAAGGCGACGAGACGGTCGAGATCAAGGGACAGATCCTGTCCGGCGCGATCGCCGACAACGGCGGCATCGACCTCGAAGGCCTGGCCACGATCGTCGACGACGATCTGCGTGTCGTGCCGATTCCGGCCGTGCAGGGCCGCGAGGCGGTTTCGCCGTTGCGCGGCGAATTCGTCTCGGTCGAAGGCATCGTCACCGCGCTGAGCGACGACGGCTTCTACCTGCAGAGCGAGGAGTTCGAGAGCGACAACGATCCGCAGACCTCGCAGGGCCTGTTCGTGCAGACCGGCCATCGTCCCGATCCGAAATGGCGCGGTTTGCGCGTGCGTGCGACCGGCACGGTGACGGAATTGTCCGACAGCGGCAGTCATCCGCTGCGCGGCAGCATGACCGCGATCGCGGGCTCGCCGGCGATCGTCCTGCTGACGACTTCGCCGCGACCGCTGCCGCCGGCGCCGTTGCTGCCCTGGCCGTCGCTCTACGGCGCGCCCGACTACGAAGCCTTCGAAGGCATGCGGGTGGGCTTGCCGGAGGTGCGCGTGGTCGGCCCGACCGGCGGCAGTTTCGATGCGATGCAAGAACGTACCCGCAGCGACGGCCGCTTCCATGTCGCGCTCGGCCCCTACGACCAGCCGGCGCCGATGCGCGAGCCGGGCACACGCTACCCGTCGAGCTTCCACGGCCAGCCGCAGGATTGGCTGCCGCGTTGGGACGGCAATCCGGAGGCTATCGGCGTCGACAGCGATGCCGACGGCCATGCGCCGGTCGATGTCGCGATCGACACCCGCATCGACGGGGTGATCGGTCCGCTCGATCAGCGCAGCGGGCGCTATACCGTGGCCCTGCAGCACGATGCGCAGTTGCTCGTGCGCGAATCGCTGCCGGCGCCGCCGCGCATCGAACCGGGCGACCCGCAGCAGCGCCAGACCGCGCTGGTCAGCTACGACCTCGGCGACCTCTTCGACGAGTACAGCCCGCCCAACTCCGCTCAACCGAGCACGCCGTTGCCGGCGTTGGAACGCCGCCTCGGCAAGATCTCGCGCAGCCTTCGCGAGAACCTGCTGATGCCGGACCTGGTCGCGATCACCGGCGTCGAGAACGAGGCCCTGCTGCAGCGCCTGGCCGAGCGCATCAACCGCGACGCGAGCCTGTCGGGCAGCGTCAACCCGCAATACCGCGCCATCGTTCTGCCCAACGTCGATCCGCTCAAGCCGCATATCGGCCTACTCGCCCGCAGCGAACAAGTCGGCGGCTGGGGCTCGCGGGTGATCGTCGAACGCGTCGCCCAGATCGGCCGCGATGTGCCGCTGCCGAACGGCGGCGGCAATCCCTCGGAGCCGTTGTTCGATCAAGCGCCGCTGAGCGTCGATGCCACCACCCAGTCCATCGACGGCCACCGTTTCCGCCAGCGTTTGCTGCTGGTGCAACTGGCGCCGATGGCCGGCAGCGAGGCCGACACGCCACAGGCCGAACGCCAGCGCGATCGCCGTCATCTGCAGGCCGAGTTCATCGCCGGCTGGGTGCGGCAACAGCAAGACGATCCCGAAGCGCCGCCGCTGTTGTTGCTCGGCCGTTTCGATGCGCACGCGTTCAACGACGGCCTGGTCGACCCGGTCGGTACCTTGACCGGCCGTCCGACCGAGGGCGTGAGCACGATGGTGCTGGGCGACGGTGTCGACCGTTTCGATCCTGATCTGCTCAACCTCACCGCGACCGAGCCCGGATCCGAGCGCTATTCCTCGATCGACGAAGGCAGCCGCCAGGAACTGCAGCACGCCTTCGCCGACGAGCGCCTGATCGGCGCCACCGACCGGATCGAGGTCCAGCGCCTGCGCAGCAATGCCGGCTATCCGGTGGTGCTGCGCGATGCGGAAGGCGTGCCGATGCGCGCCGGCGACGTCGACCCGCTGCATCTGCGGCTGGTGCCGCGCACCCAGGCCGATCTGTCGGTCTGGGCCGGGCCCACGAACGGCGGCGAGACGCTGGAGGCCGGCCGTCCGCTGGAGCTGTCGGTGTCGGTCGACAACGCCGGTCCGGACTGGGCGCGCCAGATCGGCCTCGGCCTGGCCCTGTCCGGGGCCTGGCCGAGCCTGGAGGTCAGCGCGGTCGCGCCGGGCTGGCGCTGCGGCGCGCCGGTGGTCGAGGGCGACCACACCAGCCTCGCCTGCACCGGCGAACTGGTCGACAGCAGCGGCCATGTCTCGCAATGGTTCCATCTGCGCGCCGCTACCGACGCCTCGATGGCCGGGCGCACGGTCGAGCTCGCCGCCTCGGTGACGTCCTCGTCGGCCGATCCGGACCCGGCCGACAACGCCGCCCGGACCACGCTGCGGATCCTCGCACCTGGCGGCGCGCCTCAGCCCTGA
- a CDS encoding Calx-beta domain-containing protein — translation MDKLGGRLLAAVLAFAAAGSAQAQVVISQVYGGGGNSGATLKSDFIELHNNGSTAVDLSGWSVQYASSAGTTWQRTALSGSLAPGAYYLVKQADGTGGSIDLPTPDTVGTIPMAAGAGKVALVNHNTALSGSCPLGNVDFVGYGTAANCAEGSQPTATISAVLAAVRAGKGCTDNNVNGADFDTAAPAPRNRASVAFSCAGANLPVLSIADVTQIESSPDFVFTVSLSEPAGPGGVSVSYTTADGTATGGDDYSSIAGTLTIPEGASSATIVIHVTVDDVNENDETFFVRLSAPVGANLGDAEALATIVTDDVAITPIHAIQGNGAQSPLLGQRIYTTGIVTGRKSNGFFLQTPDNQIDADPATSEGVFVFVGSAPPAIAAVGNVVRVNATVIEFVPGADPGQAPLTELGNAPQVVLISVPPVIGPNTLPAAIALSPTFPDPSGGLDQLERLEGMRVTIPSATVVSPTQGSKNETNATGSGNGIFNVVVTGVARPFREPGIQAPDNAPGGGSIPPIPRWDFNPELITVDSDAIGGTAFNLSSGTVLTDLTGPLDYGFRRYTILRDPNALTTITQERQPTAARLPEMSEFTVAAYNVERFFDAANDPAIGEPVLTPEAYARRLNKISLGIGYLQRPDILGLVEVENISAAQDIAARVNADAVAAGLDDPKYVAYLLEGNDIGGIDVGYLIKTADIATGTARVEVLSVTQAGKTATWTQPDGNSALLNDRPPLVLEAVVHNGDGRSFPITVILVHQRSLIDSELDTDAGHRVRMKRQAQAVFLANFIQQRQLANPGERIVTLGDFNAFEFNDGLVDVINTVAGTPTPDDQTAVPGDGADLVEPNLSNLGELATPDQRYSYTFGGNAQTIDQVLANQALIAAATGLKLDHARINADFPEINRSLGDSPSRLSDHDPVITYIDFRRRADLAVTASTSTASVRVGQPVNFSAALNNAGPEQADYPGIGFAINAELPALSVLAPAGWSCDAPAVVDGSTSVACNRSSMANGETATFALSAVASEAMIGKTTTLAVAAQSQSLDPVPGNDGASVSIETTARADLAIDVDGPRALRGGQSGQFAVTVRNRGGDVAVLPSLNLYGDAPAGNVSIAAPSGWTCTVAAHGNGFEATCNGTRLAARSEQRFDFVIVAPRPRLWDRSLTLLGFAASAVEDPNPFNDFALHHVQLAGPWWW, via the coding sequence ATGGATAAGTTAGGGGGCCGCCTGTTGGCGGCGGTATTGGCCTTTGCGGCGGCCGGTTCGGCGCAGGCGCAAGTGGTCATCAGTCAGGTCTACGGCGGCGGCGGCAATTCCGGCGCCACACTGAAAAGCGATTTCATCGAGTTGCACAACAACGGCAGCACCGCCGTCGATCTCAGCGGCTGGAGCGTGCAGTACGCCTCCAGCGCCGGCACCACCTGGCAGCGCACCGCATTGAGTGGCAGCCTCGCGCCAGGCGCCTACTACTTGGTCAAGCAGGCCGACGGCACCGGCGGATCGATCGATCTGCCGACGCCGGATACGGTCGGCACGATTCCGATGGCCGCCGGCGCCGGCAAGGTCGCGCTGGTCAACCACAACACCGCCTTGAGCGGCAGTTGCCCGCTCGGCAACGTCGACTTCGTCGGCTACGGCACCGCCGCCAATTGCGCCGAAGGCAGCCAGCCGACCGCGACGATCAGCGCGGTGCTCGCCGCGGTGCGCGCCGGCAAGGGCTGCACCGACAACAACGTCAACGGTGCCGACTTCGACACCGCCGCACCGGCGCCGCGCAACCGCGCCAGCGTCGCGTTCTCCTGCGCCGGCGCCAACCTGCCGGTGCTGAGCATCGCCGACGTCACCCAGATCGAGTCCTCGCCGGACTTCGTCTTCACCGTGAGCTTGTCGGAACCGGCCGGCCCGGGCGGCGTCAGCGTGTCCTACACCACCGCCGACGGCACCGCGACCGGCGGCGACGACTACTCCTCGATCGCCGGCACGCTGACGATTCCGGAAGGCGCCAGCTCGGCGACGATCGTCATCCACGTCACCGTCGACGACGTTAACGAGAACGACGAGACCTTCTTCGTCCGCCTCAGCGCGCCGGTCGGCGCCAACCTCGGCGATGCCGAGGCGCTCGCCACCATCGTCACCGACGATGTCGCGATCACGCCGATCCATGCGATCCAGGGCAATGGCGCGCAATCGCCGCTGCTCGGCCAGCGCATCTACACCACCGGCATCGTCACCGGCCGCAAGAGCAACGGCTTCTTCCTGCAGACGCCGGACAACCAGATCGACGCCGATCCGGCCACCTCCGAAGGCGTGTTCGTGTTCGTCGGCAGCGCGCCGCCGGCCATCGCCGCCGTCGGCAACGTCGTGCGCGTCAACGCCACGGTGATCGAGTTCGTACCCGGCGCCGACCCCGGCCAGGCGCCGCTCACCGAGCTCGGCAATGCGCCGCAGGTGGTGCTGATCTCGGTGCCGCCGGTGATCGGGCCGAACACCTTGCCCGCCGCGATCGCGCTGAGCCCGACCTTCCCGGACCCGTCCGGCGGTCTCGACCAGCTCGAACGCCTCGAAGGCATGCGCGTGACCATCCCGAGCGCGACCGTGGTCTCGCCGACCCAGGGCTCGAAGAACGAAACCAATGCCACCGGCAGCGGTAACGGCATCTTCAACGTCGTGGTCACCGGCGTGGCGCGTCCGTTCCGCGAACCCGGTATCCAGGCGCCGGACAACGCCCCGGGCGGCGGCAGCATTCCGCCGATCCCGCGTTGGGACTTCAACCCGGAACTGATCACCGTCGACAGCGACGCGATCGGCGGCACCGCGTTCAATCTGTCCAGCGGCACCGTGCTGACCGACCTGACCGGCCCGCTCGATTACGGCTTCCGCCGCTACACGATCCTGCGCGATCCGAACGCACTGACCACGATCACCCAGGAACGCCAGCCGACCGCGGCCCGTCTGCCGGAGATGAGCGAGTTCACGGTCGCGGCCTACAACGTCGAGCGCTTCTTCGACGCCGCCAACGACCCGGCGATCGGCGAACCGGTGCTGACGCCGGAGGCCTATGCGCGCCGTCTCAACAAGATCTCGCTCGGCATCGGTTACCTGCAGCGCCCGGACATCCTCGGCCTGGTCGAAGTGGAGAACATCAGCGCCGCTCAGGACATCGCCGCGCGCGTCAACGCCGATGCGGTGGCCGCCGGCCTGGACGATCCGAAGTACGTCGCTTACCTGCTGGAAGGCAACGACATCGGCGGCATCGACGTCGGTTATCTGATCAAGACCGCCGACATCGCGACCGGCACCGCCCGCGTGGAAGTGTTGTCGGTCACCCAGGCCGGCAAGACCGCCACCTGGACCCAGCCGGACGGCAACAGCGCCCTGCTCAACGATCGTCCCCCGCTGGTGCTCGAAGCGGTGGTGCATAACGGCGACGGACGCAGCTTCCCGATCACCGTGATCCTGGTCCACCAGCGCTCGCTGATCGACAGCGAACTCGACACCGACGCCGGCCATCGCGTGCGCATGAAGCGCCAGGCCCAGGCGGTGTTCCTCGCCAACTTCATCCAGCAGCGCCAGTTGGCCAATCCGGGCGAACGCATCGTCACCCTCGGCGACTTCAACGCGTTCGAGTTCAACGACGGCCTGGTCGACGTGATCAACACCGTCGCCGGCACGCCGACGCCGGACGACCAGACCGCGGTGCCCGGCGACGGCGCCGACCTGGTCGAGCCGAACCTGAGCAACCTCGGCGAGCTGGCCACGCCGGACCAGCGTTACTCCTACACCTTCGGCGGCAATGCGCAGACCATCGACCAAGTCCTGGCCAACCAGGCCCTGATCGCCGCGGCGACCGGCCTCAAGCTGGATCACGCGCGCATCAACGCCGACTTCCCGGAGATCAACCGCAGCCTCGGCGATTCGCCGTCGCGCCTGTCGGACCACGATCCGGTCATCACCTACATCGACTTCCGCCGCCGCGCGGATCTCGCGGTGACCGCTTCGACCTCGACCGCATCGGTGCGCGTCGGCCAGCCGGTGAACTTCAGCGCCGCGCTGAACAACGCCGGCCCGGAACAGGCCGACTACCCGGGCATCGGCTTCGCCATCAACGCCGAACTGCCGGCCTTGAGCGTGCTCGCCCCGGCCGGCTGGAGCTGCGATGCCCCGGCCGTCGTCGACGGTTCGACCAGCGTCGCCTGTAACCGCAGCAGCATGGCCAACGGCGAAACGGCGACGTTCGCGCTGTCGGCCGTCGCCAGCGAAGCGATGATCGGCAAGACCACCACCCTGGCGGTCGCGGCGCAGTCGCAGTCGCTGGACCCGGTGCCGGGCAACGACGGCGCCAGCGTCAGCATCGAAACCACCGCACGCGCCGACCTGGCCATCGACGTCGACGGTCCGCGCGCCCTGCGTGGCGGCCAGAGCGGCCAGTTCGCCGTCACCGTGCGCAACCGCGGCGGCGACGTCGCGGTGCTGCCGAGCCTGAACCTGTACGGCGATGCGCCGGCGGGCAATGTCTCGATCGCGGCGCCGAGCGGCTGGACCTGCACCGTCGCCGCGCACGGCAATGGTTTCGAAGCGACCTGTAACGGCACCCGCCTCGCCGCGCGCAGCGAACAGCGTTTCGACTTCGTCATCGTCGCACCGCGTCCGCGCCTGTGGGACCGCAGCCTGACCCTGCTGGGCTTCGCCGCATCGGCCGTGGAAGATCCGAATCCGTTCAACGACTTCGCCCTGCACCACGTCCAACTCGCCGGACCGTGGTGGTGGTAA
- the pdhA gene encoding pyruvate dehydrogenase (acetyl-transferring) E1 component subunit alpha has product MTVAATFEIEYLQYLGADGRPVAEIPAAFKDANTLLPLFKQMLFVRTFDTKAIALQRTGKLGTYAACLGHEATHVGIGASMLPDDVFAPSYREYGAQFMRGVQPREVLMYWGGDERGNDFAGPRKDFAWSVPISTQCLHAAGAALAFKLRKETNLAVACCGDGGSSKTDFYAALNSAGAYQLPLILCVINNGWAISVPRSAQTGAKTLAQKGLAGGLHCLQVDGNDLIAVLEGMRRAAELARSGQGGSVIEFMTYRLHDHTTADDARRYRDEAEVKDAWTRDPMPRLRTYLTEQGVWNEELEKAWAEECGKKVDIEINAYLETPVQPVEAMFDYLYADMPADLLAQRAAVLALEGRR; this is encoded by the coding sequence ATGACCGTCGCCGCGACGTTCGAAATCGAATATCTCCAATACCTCGGCGCAGACGGTCGACCCGTCGCCGAGATTCCGGCCGCGTTCAAGGACGCCAATACGCTGCTGCCGTTGTTCAAGCAAATGCTGTTCGTGCGCACCTTCGACACCAAGGCCATCGCCCTGCAGCGCACCGGCAAGCTCGGCACCTACGCCGCCTGCCTGGGCCACGAAGCCACCCATGTCGGCATCGGCGCATCGATGTTGCCCGACGACGTGTTCGCGCCGAGCTATCGCGAATACGGCGCGCAGTTCATGCGCGGCGTACAGCCGCGCGAAGTGCTGATGTACTGGGGCGGCGACGAACGCGGCAACGACTTCGCCGGTCCGCGCAAGGACTTCGCCTGGTCGGTGCCGATCTCGACCCAGTGCCTGCACGCCGCCGGCGCCGCGCTCGCGTTCAAGCTGCGCAAGGAAACCAATCTCGCGGTCGCCTGCTGCGGCGACGGCGGTTCGTCCAAGACCGACTTCTACGCCGCGCTCAATTCGGCCGGCGCCTATCAGCTTCCGTTGATCCTGTGCGTGATCAACAACGGTTGGGCGATCTCAGTACCGCGTTCGGCCCAGACCGGCGCCAAGACCCTGGCCCAGAAGGGCCTGGCCGGCGGCCTGCACTGCCTGCAGGTCGACGGCAACGACCTGATCGCAGTGCTCGAAGGCATGCGCCGCGCCGCCGAACTGGCGCGCAGCGGACAAGGCGGCAGCGTGATCGAATTCATGACCTACCGCCTGCACGACCACACCACCGCCGACGACGCGCGCCGTTACCGCGACGAGGCCGAGGTCAAGGACGCGTGGACGCGCGACCCGATGCCGCGCCTGCGCACCTACCTCACCGAACAGGGCGTGTGGAACGAAGAACTGGAGAAGGCCTGGGCCGAGGAATGCGGCAAGAAGGTCGACATCGAAATCAACGCCTATCTGGAAACGCCGGTGCAACCGGTCGAAGCCATGTTCGATTACCTCTATGCCGACATGCCGGCGGACCTGCTCGCCCAACGTGCCGCCGTACTCGCTCTGGAGGGCCGTCGATGA